The Sulfurimonas aquatica genomic sequence AACTTCATGATCGTACCCAAGCAGATGTAAAAGACCATGTATATAGAGTAATGTAAACTCGCTTATATTGTCGTGAGCGAAATTTTTGGCACTCTCTTCTACAAAGTCTTTTGATATTACTATGCTTCCAAGCGGACTCATAGGCATCTCTTCGTATGGAAAGCTTAATACATCGGTTGGTTTGTTGATATTTCTGTTGGTTAAGTTTATCTCTTGAATCTCTTCATTTGTCGTTACGATGAGTTCAATGTCTTTATCTGTTAAAGAGTCTGTAATTTGAGAAAGAAGTATTTCATTCAGCTCAAGATTAGTTCTGTTGTCTAGTTCAATCATGAGAGAAATTATATCGAATGAGGCTTATGATTTGTAAGGGTAGATAAAATCTACCCAGTAATATTAATACTGTTGCCGATTCCCGTCTTTTGAGCTGTAACTTGTTTAGATTGCGTATCCACGCTCTCTAGGACTTTAAGTACTTGTTGCGCTTGAACGTCTTGTGCTTTCTTTTGTACTTCTACTCCGATTGCTGAAGTGTTGGTTGATGATGAAACATCCATAATAAACTCCTCGTTTCTTATATAGGAATATTTTAGTCTTTATTTCTTTTAATGTAGATTAAAAAAATATGTTAAAATCATATTATGAAAAAAGAAAATATGAATAAAAAAGCGGTTTGTATAATGAGTGGCGGCATGGACTCAACTCTTAGCGCCTATATGATGCAAGAAGAAGGGTATGAAATAGTTGCCGTACACTTTAATTATAATCAAAGAACGCAACAAAAAGAGCTTAGCTGTTTTGAGGCTGTTTGTGAAAAGTTAAACGTGAAAGAGAAGTACGTTCTTGATATGAGCTTTTTTAAAGATCTCGGAGCCTCGGCGTTAACTGACTCTACTATTGACGTTCCAACAACTGGAGTGGAAGATGGCGTTCCCGTAACCTATGTACCTTTTCGAAATGGAATTTTTTTAAGTATGGCGGCCGCTATTGCTGAAAAAGAGTCGGCGTCAGTTATTAGCATAGGCGTAGTGGAAGAGGATAGCAGCGGTTATCCAGACTGTAGAGAATCATATATACTCTCTATGCAAAACGCGATAAACCTTGGAACAAAAGATGAGACTAATATAGAGATTACAATGCCATTAGTTCGTTTAAAAAAATCACAAATAGTTCAAAAGTCTTTAGAGTTGTCCGTTCCACTAGAGTTAACATGGAGTTGCTATAAAAATGAGGAAAAAGCTTGCGGTGTTTGTGATAGCTGTAGGCTTCGACTAAATGGCTTTAAACTTGCTGGAGTTATAGACCCCATATCATATGAGTAAAATAGAGTATAAAGAGTTTAATATTGAGTATGTTTACAATAAAAAACTCAAAAATAGTTATATAAGCGTTGAAGCAGATAAAAAAATAAGAGTAAAGAGTCCCATAAAGTCTCATCAATATGTATTAGAGCTTTTAAAAGAGAGAGAAGAGTGGATAAGAAAGCAGTTTCATAAGATTGAGCAACAGATATCTTTAAAGGTGAACTTAGAAGATGAAGTGGCTTTTTTTGGCGAGATATATAGCATTGACAGCGCAGAGACTAAATATTTAAGAGATAAACTAGAAAAAGTTAAACTTGATGATGAGAAAAAAACGCTCAAGTGTTATGATGATTTTTATAAGTATGTAGCTAAAGAGTACCTTAAAAGTAGGGCGGAGTATTTTAGTAAAGAGATGAACTTAGAGTATAGTGAACTTAAATATCGAAAGATGAAAAGTAGGTGGGGAAGCTGTAGCTCAAAAAAAGTCATTACGTTTAATAGTGAACTTATAAAAATTGATAAGCGCTTAATCGACTATGTTGTAGTGCATGAGCTAGCACACCTAAGACATATGAATCATTCTAAAGAGTTTCATAACTTGGTGGATTTACATCTTGAGGGCTCATCCCAGCTTCGTAAAAAATTAAAAAACATAAGACTATTTGTTTAGATACTTGACATGATATTTGCTAGATGGCGACCACATCATCCATCCATTAGCGTCGATATTATCAGATGCACGAATCTGCTCTTGAATCTCAAACTTTTCATAAGGTCTACGTTTTCTCTTATAGTCCTTAAAGTACTGTAACCAAGGTCTTACCCGTTTTGTATCAATTCTCTCTTTAATGTTGCTAATACTTCTGTATATAACTTCATAAGGGTGATCGGCTGGATATTTAAAGTAAAAAGAACCATTTGAAAACCCTGAAGGATAAAGCATAGGCGCTAAGTAGTCTGCATGATCAGATAGTGACTCTACCGTTTGACCAATGTTGTTGTCATCATCGCTCCAGCAGATATTTCCATAGGTGTTCACTGATATGAAAACACCATATTTTTTTAGTTTTAAAGATGCTGAGTCTAAAAAAGTCTCAAGTGCTTTAATACGATTTTCTTGCGTATTCTCTTTAGAATACTTTAAACCACTTTTTGCAGGAAAGCGGATATAGTCAAAGTTGATCTCATCAAAACCAACCTTTGCCGCTTCTTCAGCGATCCGAATAGTGTAGGCGTGTGAACGCTCGTCAAATGGGTCGACCCATGCCATATTGTCATGATTTCTCCATATACTATTATTGTCTTCGCGTTTAATTGCATAGTCGGGGTTGTTTGATGCTTGGATTTCATCTTTGAAAACTACCACCCTTGCTATTGTATAGATATTTCTTTCTTTCATTGTTTTTATAAACTTTTGGATATTTCTATTTGTTCTATTCTTTTGGGCACCATAGGAGTTGGCTTCTTCAAAACTTGTTAAAAAAAGAGTTGAACCATACTCGTTTTTGACATCAGCTACAACGGCATTGGCTTCTGTCTTTTTTATAGCCTTAAGAAGATTTTTTAGTGTCTGCGAATTATTGCTAGCTCCCCAAAAAGTTAAGTAAAGAGCTTTGACATTTATCGGCTCTAGAAAAATTTTAGTTTTATACGCAGCAGTAGAAATTTTGAGGGGTTTATAACCACACGCTTTTATATTTAAAAAAGGCTCGCTGGTGTCTATTTTAAAATAACCATCCTTATTACTCTTGGAGCTCTTTACTGAGTCGTTAATGGTAGCGCTTGGTATAGGAAGCGAGCTATTTTTATCTACTATGTAAGCATCATAAAAAGCGAAAGAGAGCGAGTGCACAAAAATAAAAAAGTATAAAAAATTATTCAAACAAAATCCATAATAGCAATATGCTATAAAGCAAGCAAAAAGTATACCTTACAACTAAAATTAGCGTTTATCTAGAAAGCTTCCTAAGCTAACATCGCTCCACTCTTTTGAGAGCTTTAGGTACTTTGATGCAGATTCGTAAACTTCTGCAAAATCTTTACTCTTCGCACTTTGCTCAAGGATAACGTCTTGAAGAGCCTTCTTGCCTGCAGTATAGATATCATCAGGAAACTTTTGTATAGTAACGCCAAGTTCTTTTAGCTGACTTAGGGCAAAAATATTTTCTTTATGAAACTCAGAAGTCATGTTGGCGTTTAGTTCGTTTGAGCATACTTCTATGATAGATTGATGCTCAAGTGCTAGTTTATTCCATGAGTGTTTATTAAAAGTAAGCTCTAAAACTGATCCAGGCTCATGCCATCCAGAGTAATAGTAAGGTGCAACTTTATAGAATCCCATTTTAATGTCAAGTGCAGGGCCTACCCATTCAGTTGCATCAATAACTCCGCGTTCAAGTGAAGTGTATATCTCACCTGCTGGTAGAAGGATAGGGTTTACTCCCATTTTAGAAAAAACTTCGCCACCAAGACCAGGGATTCTCATCTTAAGTCCTTGCATATCCTCAAGGGAGTTAATGGGCTTTCTAAACCATCCTCCCATCTGTATGTTTGTGTTTCCACCTAAGAAAGGATGGAGATTATACTTCGCATATTTCTCTCGCCATAACTCCATTCCTCCACCAAAACTCATCCATGAATTTATCTCTTCAGATGTGAGACCAAAAGGCATACCGCTAAAAAGAGAGAAGGAAGCATTCTTTCCTTTCCAGTAGTATGGTCCAGAGTGAAAAGCGTCAATCTGTCCGCTGCTTGTAGCATCAAAAACAGCTAGGGCAGGTACTAAAACATTTTTAGGGTAGATTTTAATTTCCAAAGTTCCACCACTGACATCCTTAACTCTTTGAGCGAACCTTTCAACACCTGTACCCATAATAGGGAAATGAGCAGGCCAGCTTGTTGCAAGAGTAATTATAGTTTTTTTATTTCTATTGATATTAATTCTTTTTGTGTCTGTGCTTTTGGTTGGATGTTTAGAGTAATCTATTGCTTGGCGATTACTTTCGTTACAGCTATTTAACACTAAAACTGCAGAAGTTGAAACTGTTGTTGTTAAAAATGTTCTTCTATTCATATTCTCTTCTTTAAAGTTTAGTCAGTAGCACTATAAATCAAATAGTGAAACTTCTGTTTGATTACTAATAGGTTTAGTAATCATTGCTTTGTCTACACCAAGGATTAAGGCAAAGTGAAAGTGACTACTCTTAAGTATTCTTAGTATGTCACTCTCGTTTTTATAGACTATTATAGTATTGATTTCATTTAGATTAACCCTCAAATTTGCATGTGAGTTAGGTATAAGGTAGATTATTTTGGCCCATGTCGCATTTCTTTGTAAAAAATTTATCTCTTGTTCAATGAAAGAGGTGTTTTTTTCAAAAATAAGAACTTTATCACTTGTTCCAAACTCTTTAACTTCAAGCTTTTTATTTGTAAAAACTGCTTCGAAATGATCTATTTGGGAGAATTTTTTTAAACGGTAATGTATAGCCTCTTTTTTAAAAAGATGCAGAAGTATCTCAAGATATGGCATAAAAAATGGAGATATTAGTTGTCTCTCATAAAATATATTGTTATAGATAAAAGATGTTTCAAAAAGTGTTTGTTCTATAATATCAACATGTTGATAAGGATTTTGGGAAAGTTCTATAGTTCTAGCAAAGATATTTTTATCTATTAAAGTTGGACAAAAAAGTATTATAGAATCTTGTTCTATATTCCATAAACTTTTTACAATAGTTTTAATATTTCCAATAAGAGCAATAAAATTTGATTCCGTAATCACTTGCTGTGCAAGTTTAATTACAATCTCATTGCTTTCATAAACGGTAACATTCTTGTCTATTAATCTAAAACGCAGAAGCCTTTTTAATGCTTTTTCTAAGTTGTCAACTTTAATCCAAGCGATTTCATTGTCACTAATCTGTGTTGGTTTGTCAAAAATAATTCCATAAGCACCATTAAGTATAGCATCTGAAATCTCTTCTTCGTTAAAAGCGACAAAAAGGTCACCTCTTTTTATGTTTTTAGAATCAAATACTATATTTTCAAAATTATTTACAAATGGATTGTTAACAAGTTTTCCAAGTGTAAGTGCAAGAATATTCTCAAGTCTCATCCAATAGGAGTACCCGCTTTTTTAGGCTTTTCTGGACGCACTAAACAAAGACCATCTTCATCTTTTGCAGCAAGAAGCATGCCTTCACTCATCATTCCCATTAGCTTTGCAGGTTTGAGGTTTGCAACTACACAAACTTGAGTATTAATTAAGTCTTCAGCAGAATAAAACTCTTTTATTCCTGCAACAACTTGTCTAACATCGCTTTCTCCAAGACTTACTTGTAGTTTTAAAAGTTTTTTACTTTTTGGAACTTCTTTAGCTTCAAGAACTATTCCTACTTTTAAAGATGTTTCAAAAAACTGTCCAATCTCTATAAGGTTATCAACTTCTTTTGTTGTTGTCTCTTTTGCTTGTTCTTTCTTCTGTTTAGGTGGGTTTGGTTCAGCTTTTGGAGCTTCCTCCATTAAAGGCTCTTCAACACGAGGGAAGAGGGGAGGAACACTTTTAATATTAAATAATTTCAATAGCTTATTCTCTACTATAAGGTCTTTGTAGCTTGCATTATTTATTTCAAAGTTAAGTGCGTCTGCTACGATATTAGTAGTTTTGGGCATAACAGGATGAAGCATTATGGACGCTTTTGCTAAAATATTTGCTACAAGCGCAACTGTTGCAAGCGCTTCATCTTTTTTATCTTCTTTCATTTTTGTCCAAGGAGCATACTCCTCAATAGCTTTGTTTCCAATAGAAAAAAGTTTCCATAACTCTTCAAGATATCTATGTGTTTGCAGATTTTCCATAAATGGATCAAGGTTTGCTATGACCTCTTGCATGCTTTGAAGCTCTTTTGAGTGATATTTCTCAACATCAACACTGTCAATTTCAAAGTCAGAGTATTTACCACTCATTCCAATAATACGGTTGAGTAAATTTCCAAGATCATTACTAAGCTCAGAGTTTATTCTATCTATGAAAGCTCTTTGAGAAAAGTCTCCATCTTGACCAAAAGGAACTTCTCTAAGCATGAAATATCTTAAATTTTCTTCTCCATAAGCATCAGCGACAACTTTTGGTGCAACAACATTGCCTTTAGACTTAGACATTTTCTCACCATCTCTCGTCCACCATCCATGAGCGCCTATATGTTGAGGAAGTGGTAGGTCTAAACTCATTAGGAATGCAGGCCAGTAAATAGCATGAAAACGTAGTATGTCTTTACCAACAAACTGTGTGGATGCTGGCCAGTAGTTCATGTTTTCTTCATCTTTTCCATAACCAAGTGCTGTTATATAGTTTAAAAGTGCGTCGAGCCAAACATACATAACATGATTATCATCATTAAATGATGCGGGCATTTTGACACCCCAGCTAAAAGATGTACGTGTAACAGATAGGTCTCTTAAGCCACCTTTTACAAAGTTTATTACCTCATTTGCACGTGAACGAGGCAGAATAAAGTCTGGGTTATCTTCGTAGTGCTTTAGAAGTTTATCTTCGTATTTAGATAACTTGAAAAAGTAACTCTCTTCTTTAATAATATTTGTACTTCTTCCGCAGTCTGGACAAAATTCACCATCTTCTAGCTGCGTTTCAGGGAAAAAAGTTTCACAACTTACACAGTAGTGACCCTCATAAAAGTCTTTATATATATCACCTTTTGCATACATCGTCTCAAAGGCTTTTTGTACTCCAATTTTATGGTCTTCATCAGTAGTACGTATAAACTTATCATAACTAATACCAAAGTCATCCCAAAGGTTTTTAAATGTTGCACTTATTTCATCTGCAAACTCTTGTGTTGGCTTATTGTTCTTTTGAGCTGACTCTTCTATCTTTTGTCCATGCTCATCTGTTCCAGTGAGAAAAAATGTATCTTCACCTTTTAATCTCTCATACCTAGCTACAGTATCAGCTATAAAAGTAGTGTATGCATGCCCAATATGAGCCTCTCCATTTACATAATATATAGGTGTTGTAATATATTTACTCAAATTATTTCCTTTAATCGTTTATGTTTAAAATTCAAATCCACCAGTATCGCCTTTTGACATGCTACCGTATACAGCTTTTACATACTCACTACGAAGTTCACATGTAAAATAGAGGTCACAGGCACTACAACTTTTGTGGTTTTTATCTTTCTGACAAGATTGTAGTTTAACTACCATTTGATCGAGATAGACTTCAAATCTATCTTTCTCTTTACTATCTATTTCTTGCATAAACTTCTTTTACTACAGATATTTCATATTTTGAACCAAAAAAACATGGAGATGTTCCGTGTATATGATCATGATCTAGAGACATGATATCTTCATTTATACCATCTATTGCGTCGCCACCAGCAATCTTAAAGATGAATGCAAAAGGGTAAACTTCAAAAAGTTTGCGAAGCTTTCCATCAGGTCTATCAGATGTAGCTGGATAGCTAAAAAGACCACCACCTTTAAGCAGTATTTGGTGTAAATCTGGAACCATTCCGCCTGAGTATCTTAGTCTATAACCTTCATTAAAAAAGCTATCAACCATCTCTTTATGGTATGGCGCCCAGTTTTGTTGTGTGCCACCTGGAGCGTTAAGGTTACCTTTTTCATTTAGACGAATCTCTTTAACAAACTCAAACTCATTATTTTGAAGTAGAAATAGTTTCGCTTTTGTCTGTGCAAAAATCATCTCAACGCGAGGTCCATAAACTACATAACATGAAGCGACCATGTTTTGAGCACCCCAGTCACCTTCATAAATACCAAAGATAGAACCAACGCTAAGATTAACGTCAACCAAAGACGATCCATCAAGTGGATCATACGCTACATAATACTTTCCACTTTCGTTAATGAGCATTTCATGTTCTTTTTCTTCACTCGCGATAGTATGAATGGAAGTTATTTTAGATAATTCCTCTTCAATAATCAAGTCACATTGAATATCTAACTGTAGTTGTGTCTCACCTGAACTGTTTTCTTGTTGTGAATAACCTATATCCTTTACGTCAATAGCATCTTTAATTCTTATTGCTATTGTTTGTATCGTCTCTAAAAATATATCTTTCATCTTTTATCCTTTTTTATTTTTTTTGCATTTTTAAATATCCATGATATAACACTGTCTGGAGAATTTAAATCCAAAATATCAACGTCTGCTAAATCATAAGCATCTTTATCTATACTACTATCAATCGCTAAAGCATTCATGTATGGAAAATAGTCCATATCAATACTGTTTCTAAAGACGCTTATTCTAGGAAGTGGTAAATTTTTCAATCCTTCCACGAGGAGTACGTCAAAATCATCAAATAGTCTAATCATATCTTCAAGTTCTGAATGTTTTTGGGAAAAATAAGTTGTGCGGTTAGGGGAGGTTACAATTACGTCTGCACCAGTATCACTAAACTTATAACTATCTTTGCCTTCAACATCAAAATTAGCCTTATCTTTAGGGTCATGTTTAATGATAGAAACTTTTAGTTTATGTTCATGGATTAGTTTTCTAGCAACCTTTAATATTAGGGTTGTTTTTCCACTATTAGATGGACCAGTAAACGCCACTGCTAATCTTTTGCTCAATTTTCAGACTTTAGTTTAAATTTTATAGATTATACAAAATAAGACTTTAATAAGATATAATTCCTTATAAATAAGAGGATAAAAATGAAAACTTTCTTAGTGATTTTGATTTTTTCGATCATATTTTCTGCCTGCTCAAAAAACAATGCTTTTTATCGTTTTAATATTACGAAAACCCAAGAGATTAGTGAAGATAATATATTAAGTGTAAAAATTAAAAAAAATGGCATTGGGGATGGTATAGCAACTGTTATATATCTAAACAAGGTATTTCCGCAAACTTATAATGATGATGAATATTTTTATATATCAATGTATACAAAAAGCAATAGAGACAATTTTGATTTTTTCATCAACGATAATAGAGCATATAAGATAGAAAGACTTGACTCTAAAAATGAGTTCTCTACTCTTGTCTCAGTTGATACCCAGTGGAGACAAAACTATCTCATTAGATTTACTACTCAAGAGAGAGTAATGAATTTTTATCTCAAGAGTAGTGAACACTCTTCAGATAAGTTGATCTTTGAAAAAGATGAGGACTAAATAGCGTTTAGCAGGGCCCTTAGTACAACTATTATAACTTGCAAAGCTATTATTATGACTAATGGAGCAAGATCTAAGCCATTGAAGTCAGTTCTAATGTATCTTCTTACTAACTTGTATGCAGGATTGGTAATTCTGTATAAAAGTTGAACGACTTGGTTGTTTGGATCTGGGTTTACAAAGCTCAGTAGTGCTGCAATGATGAAAACCCAAATATAAACTCCAATTAGAGCAATCGCAAGGGAACCTAATCCCTGAATAATCTCATATATTAAACTCATTTCACAATCTCCCCAATATAGTTTTTAAGATATTTGTATATTTCAGATATATCTGGACCATTTACTGCACCAGTTAAGAGTAAGCGCAATGGTACTGAAAAGTTTTCTTCTTTGAGTCCAGACTCTTTTAAAATGTAGTTTTTAAAATCCTGATACTTGTCAAAGTAGGGTGCACTCTTAATAGCTTCGGCCATTATATTGGCTTTACTAACAAACTCTTTTGGAATTTCTTTGTCGGCAAATATAGGCTCTATCTTACTTCTAAGCTCTTTTGTCGTTGCAGCTTCTTCTAAGTAAACACGAGCGAGCTCACCAATCTCTTCATCGGCAAAACCGACATAGCGAGAAAGTTCTTTAGCTTCGAGATTTTTCAAGTGCTCTTTATTTATTTTCTTTAAAGCTTCCATATCAAACTCAATAGGGCTGTTAGATATACTTTTTAAATCAAACCATTCAATTGAGTCTTTTATTTCAAATATTTTTTGAGGAACAATAGTTCCCATTGATATTAAATAATTTGATATAGCAGAAGGTAAGTATCCCTCAGTGAATAGTGATTTAACACTAATTGAATCACCATCAACAATTAGCGGTAGCTCTGCATACTCAACTTTTTTATCATACTTTAAAGAGGCTCTGATATGATCTTGTTTTAGAATATTATCCATATTTTCTTCGCAGTGTAGCACCAAGGATATATCACCAAGCATATCATCAATTGCACAGGCAAAGTTATAGGTAGGAATTTTTTGTTGGTCCATAATAACAAAGCTATCCAGAGTATCAGAAGGAAATTTTAGTTCACCTTTGATGTAATCTTTTATAACAAGATTTTCTTCAGGTTTAGTCACTCTAATAGTAAAGGGGCTCATGTTGTCTATAACTAGCTCTGCTGGAAGGTTTCTACAAGCGTCGTCATACTTATACGCTTTTTTAGCATCTTGCGCTTCTTGGCGTTTTTTCTCTAGCCATACTTGAGAGCAAAAGCACGAAAATGCTTTTTTTTCGTGCATCAACTGTAGTGCCATGGCAGAATGGAAACGTACATTTTCACTTTGGTAGACGACATGAGAGTACTCAACCCCAAAAAGAGCTAATGTGTCAAGAATCTCCTGATCTTTCCCCTCTATATTTTTCTCTTTATTGCTGTCTTCAATACGAACAAGGAGGCCTTCTTCTCTCTGTTTTGAGATGATATAGTTAAATATTGCTATACGAAGGTCGCTTATACTCATATCATCAGTTGGACTAGAGGCAAATCTTAGCATTAAAAATCCTATAAATAATTTACGGAATTTTAACAGATTAATGTTAATAGTTAGCTGTTAGTTTTAACTATTGTAATTCTCTATAAAAGAAAT encodes the following:
- the ybeY gene encoding rRNA maturation RNase YbeY, encoding MIELDNRTNLELNEILLSQITDSLTDKDIELIVTTNEEIQEINLTNRNINKPTDVLSFPYEEMPMSPLGSIVISKDFVEESAKNFAHDNISEFTLLYIHGLLHLLGYDHEVDNGEMREEERRLIEKFNLPSSLIIRTQG
- the queC gene encoding 7-cyano-7-deazaguanine synthase QueC, whose amino-acid sequence is MKKENMNKKAVCIMSGGMDSTLSAYMMQEEGYEIVAVHFNYNQRTQQKELSCFEAVCEKLNVKEKYVLDMSFFKDLGASALTDSTIDVPTTGVEDGVPVTYVPFRNGIFLSMAAAIAEKESASVISIGVVEEDSSGYPDCRESYILSMQNAINLGTKDETNIEITMPLVRLKKSQIVQKSLELSVPLELTWSCYKNEEKACGVCDSCRLRLNGFKLAGVIDPISYE
- a CDS encoding M48 family metallopeptidase; this encodes MSKIEYKEFNIEYVYNKKLKNSYISVEADKKIRVKSPIKSHQYVLELLKEREEWIRKQFHKIEQQISLKVNLEDEVAFFGEIYSIDSAETKYLRDKLEKVKLDDEKKTLKCYDDFYKYVAKEYLKSRAEYFSKEMNLEYSELKYRKMKSRWGSCSSKKVITFNSELIKIDKRLIDYVVVHELAHLRHMNHSKEFHNLVDLHLEGSSQLRKKLKNIRLFV
- a CDS encoding putative glycoside hydrolase; translation: MNNFLYFFIFVHSLSFAFYDAYIVDKNSSLPIPSATINDSVKSSKSNKDGYFKIDTSEPFLNIKACGYKPLKISTAAYKTKIFLEPINVKALYLTFWGASNNSQTLKNLLKAIKKTEANAVVADVKNEYGSTLFLTSFEEANSYGAQKNRTNRNIQKFIKTMKERNIYTIARVVVFKDEIQASNNPDYAIKREDNNSIWRNHDNMAWVDPFDERSHAYTIRIAEEAAKVGFDEINFDYIRFPAKSGLKYSKENTQENRIKALETFLDSASLKLKKYGVFISVNTYGNICWSDDDNNIGQTVESLSDHADYLAPMLYPSGFSNGSFYFKYPADHPYEVIYRSISNIKERIDTKRVRPWLQYFKDYKRKRRPYEKFEIQEQIRASDNIDANGWMMWSPSSKYHVKYLNK
- a CDS encoding TRAP transporter substrate-binding protein — encoded protein: MNRRTFLTTTVSTSAVLVLNSCNESNRQAIDYSKHPTKSTDTKRININRNKKTIITLATSWPAHFPIMGTGVERFAQRVKDVSGGTLEIKIYPKNVLVPALAVFDATSSGQIDAFHSGPYYWKGKNASFSLFSGMPFGLTSEEINSWMSFGGGMELWREKYAKYNLHPFLGGNTNIQMGGWFRKPINSLEDMQGLKMRIPGLGGEVFSKMGVNPILLPAGEIYTSLERGVIDATEWVGPALDIKMGFYKVAPYYYSGWHEPGSVLELTFNKHSWNKLALEHQSIIEVCSNELNANMTSEFHKENIFALSQLKELGVTIQKFPDDIYTAGKKALQDVILEQSAKSKDFAEVYESASKYLKLSKEWSDVSLGSFLDKR
- the metG gene encoding methionine--tRNA ligase; protein product: MSKYITTPIYYVNGEAHIGHAYTTFIADTVARYERLKGEDTFFLTGTDEHGQKIEESAQKNNKPTQEFADEISATFKNLWDDFGISYDKFIRTTDEDHKIGVQKAFETMYAKGDIYKDFYEGHYCVSCETFFPETQLEDGEFCPDCGRSTNIIKEESYFFKLSKYEDKLLKHYEDNPDFILPRSRANEVINFVKGGLRDLSVTRTSFSWGVKMPASFNDDNHVMYVWLDALLNYITALGYGKDEENMNYWPASTQFVGKDILRFHAIYWPAFLMSLDLPLPQHIGAHGWWTRDGEKMSKSKGNVVAPKVVADAYGEENLRYFMLREVPFGQDGDFSQRAFIDRINSELSNDLGNLLNRIIGMSGKYSDFEIDSVDVEKYHSKELQSMQEVIANLDPFMENLQTHRYLEELWKLFSIGNKAIEEYAPWTKMKEDKKDEALATVALVANILAKASIMLHPVMPKTTNIVADALNFEINNASYKDLIVENKLLKLFNIKSVPPLFPRVEEPLMEEAPKAEPNPPKQKKEQAKETTTKEVDNLIEIGQFFETSLKVGIVLEAKEVPKSKKLLKLQVSLGESDVRQVVAGIKEFYSAEDLINTQVCVVANLKPAKLMGMMSEGMLLAAKDEDGLCLVRPEKPKKAGTPIG
- a CDS encoding class 1 fructose-bisphosphatase; its protein translation is MKDIFLETIQTIAIRIKDAIDVKDIGYSQQENSSGETQLQLDIQCDLIIEEELSKITSIHTIASEEKEHEMLINESGKYYVAYDPLDGSSLVDVNLSVGSIFGIYEGDWGAQNMVASCYVVYGPRVEMIFAQTKAKLFLLQNNEFEFVKEIRLNEKGNLNAPGGTQQNWAPYHKEMVDSFFNEGYRLRYSGGMVPDLHQILLKGGGLFSYPATSDRPDGKLRKLFEVYPFAFIFKIAGGDAIDGINEDIMSLDHDHIHGTSPCFFGSKYEISVVKEVYARNR
- the mobB gene encoding molybdopterin-guanine dinucleotide biosynthesis protein B, producing MSKRLAVAFTGPSNSGKTTLILKVARKLIHEHKLKVSIIKHDPKDKANFDVEGKDSYKFSDTGADVIVTSPNRTTYFSQKHSELEDMIRLFDDFDVLLVEGLKNLPLPRISVFRNSIDMDYFPYMNALAIDSSIDKDAYDLADVDILDLNSPDSVISWIFKNAKKIKKDKR
- a CDS encoding YggT family protein, encoding MSLIYEIIQGLGSLAIALIGVYIWVFIIAALLSFVNPDPNNQVVQLLYRITNPAYKLVRRYIRTDFNGLDLAPLVIIIALQVIIVVLRALLNAI
- a CDS encoding glutamate--tRNA ligase family protein is translated as MLRFASSPTDDMSISDLRIAIFNYIISKQREEGLLVRIEDSNKEKNIEGKDQEILDTLALFGVEYSHVVYQSENVRFHSAMALQLMHEKKAFSCFCSQVWLEKKRQEAQDAKKAYKYDDACRNLPAELVIDNMSPFTIRVTKPEENLVIKDYIKGELKFPSDTLDSFVIMDQQKIPTYNFACAIDDMLGDISLVLHCEENMDNILKQDHIRASLKYDKKVEYAELPLIVDGDSISVKSLFTEGYLPSAISNYLISMGTIVPQKIFEIKDSIEWFDLKSISNSPIEFDMEALKKINKEHLKNLEAKELSRYVGFADEEIGELARVYLEEAATTKELRSKIEPIFADKEIPKEFVSKANIMAEAIKSAPYFDKYQDFKNYILKESGLKEENFSVPLRLLLTGAVNGPDISEIYKYLKNYIGEIVK